From the genome of Miscanthus floridulus cultivar M001 chromosome 10, ASM1932011v1, whole genome shotgun sequence, one region includes:
- the LOC136484782 gene encoding putative F-box protein At3g17500 translates to MASSSKQCHAASAPNTGAPALPLDALFEVLLRLPAKDICRLRAVCRSWRALTSDPHFAAEHKARHAEPLFALTFRDGDVRGVAIVSLSGQILRRIRIASDRIELLLTHLDRLCVFRWCKPSLAAWVLNPGTGVAIALLGLHSDEFVWTGCFHRRLQGTPHQPS, encoded by the exons ATGGCGTCCAGCTCTAAGCAATGCCATGCCGCCTCGGCACCCAACACCGGCGCGCCGGCGCTGCCCCTTGACGCACTGTTCGAAGTCCTGCTGCGCCTCCCGGCCAAGGACATCTGTCGCCTCCGCGCCGTCTGCCGGTCCTGGCGCGCCCTCACCTCCGACCCTCACTTCGCAGCGGAGCACAAGGCCCGCCACGCGGAGCCCCTCTTCGCCCTCACCTTTAGGGACGGCGACGTCAGGGGCGTCGCCATCGTGAGCCTGTCGGGGCAGATTCTCAGGCGGATACGAATTGCCTCCGATCGCATCGAGTTGCTGCTCACCCACCTCGACCGCCTCTGTGTCTTTAGGTGGTGCAAACCCTCGTTGGCCGCCTGGGTTCTCAACCCGGGCACTGGAGTTGCCATCGCTTTGCTCGGTCTCCATTCAGATGAATTT GTTTGGACAGGTTGCTTCCACAGGAGACTACAAGGTACTCCGCATCAGCCATCCTGA